A portion of the Bubalus kerabau isolate K-KA32 ecotype Philippines breed swamp buffalo chromosome 1, PCC_UOA_SB_1v2, whole genome shotgun sequence genome contains these proteins:
- the SWSAP1 gene encoding ATPase SWSAP1 → MAETLRRVLNLGSTAGPGKNTAEAEPPLLLLGGPGSGKTALLFAAALEAAGEGRGPVLFLTRRPLQSLPRRTGPALEPLRLQKIRFQYPPSTRELLRFLCSAHEARGPAPSLLLLDGLEEYLVEDPGSQEAAYLAALLLDTAVHFSHRVGPGRGCGLIVALQTQEEGGDSGNALQLALLQRYFPAQCWLQPDAARPGQCCLRASLEPGGLGPREEWWVTFQPDGEMTVTRWPTQAVDTSSHKGSNSGGQP, encoded by the exons ATGGCGGAGACGCTGAGGAGAGTGCTAAACTTGGGCAGCACGGCGGGCCCCGGGAAGAACACAGCTGAGGCCGAACCACCTTTGCTGCTGCTCGGCGGTCCAGGCTCTGGAAAGACAGCGCTGCTATTCGCGGCGGCCCTGGAGGCGGCAGGGGAAGGCCGAGGCCCGGTCCTCTTCCTCACCCGGAGGCCTCTTCAAAGCCTGCCCCGCAGGACTGGACCGGCGCTCGAACCACTGCGATTACAA aAGATCCGCTTCCAGTACCCACCCTCAACCCGTGAGCTCCTCCGGTTTCTGTGCTCTGCCCATGAGGCCCGTGGACCAGCCCCCTCACTCTTGCTGCTTGATGGCCTGGAGGAGTACCTAGTAGAAGACCCTGGGTCCCAGGAAGCCGCCTACCTGGCTGCCCTGCTTCTGGACACAGCTGTCCACTTCAGCCACCGGGTTGGGCCTGGCCGGGGCTGTGGGCTCATTGTGGCCCTGCAGACCCAGGAGGAAGGAGGTGACAGTGGAAATGCTCTGCAGCTGGCACTCCTTCAGAGGTATTTCCCTGCCCAGTGCTGGCTGCAGCCGGATGCAGCACGCCCAGGACAGTGCTGCCTCCGAGCCTCcctggagccaggtgggctgggccccagggaagaATGGTGGGTGACTTTTCAACCAGATGGAGAGATGACAGTCACCCGATGGCCCACCCAGGCGGTTGACACCAGCTCGCACAAAGGTTCAAACTCTGGAGGCCAACCTTGA
- the PLPPR2 gene encoding phospholipid phosphatase-related protein type 2 isoform X1, with protein sequence MAGGRPQLKRSFSIIPCFVFVESVLLGIVVLLAYRLEFTDTFPVHTQGFFCYDSTYAKPYPGPEATSRAPPALIYALVTAGPTLTILLGELARAFFPAPPSAIPIIGESTIVSGACCRFSPPLRRLVRFLGVYSFGLFTTTIFANAGQVVTGNPTPHFLSVCRPNYTALGCPPPSPDRPGPDRFVTDQGACAGSPSLVAAARRAFPCKDAALCAYAVTYTAMYVTLVFRVKGSRLVKPSLCLALLCPAFLVGVVRVAEYRNHWSDVLAGFLTGAAIATFLVTCVVHNFQSRPPSGRRLSPWEDLSQAPTMDSPLEKLSVAQEPEGCRPHSTPARLTPSKPQNCARRGHLIPNCVSSRAPAMCSSPRVPRPRLRSEPTPLPLPLPLPAPAPSQGPSPSSPGPGGPGGGGGRGRKLLLPTPLLRDLYTLSGLYPSPFHRDNFSPYLFASRDHLL encoded by the exons ATGGCGGGAGGGAGACCTCAGCTGAAGAGGAGTTTTTCCATCATCCCCTGCTTTGTCTTCGTGGAG TCGGTACTGCTGGGCATCGTGGTCCTGCTTGCCTACCGCCTGGAGTTCACAGACACGTTCCCTGTGCACACCCAGGGCTTCTTCTGCTATGATAGTACCTATGCCAAGCCCTACCCAGGGCCTGAGGCTACCAGCAGAGCACCCCCAGCCCTCATCTACGCCCTGGTCACCGCTGGGCCCACCCTCACG ATCCTGCTTGGGGAGCTGGCACGTGCCTTTTTCCCTGCACCGCCCTCAGCCATCCCCATCATTGGGGAGAGCACCATCGTGTCCGGGGCCTGCTGCCGCTTCAGCCCCCCGCTGCGGAGGCTGGTCCGCTTCCTGG GGGTCTACTCTTTCGGCCTCTTCACCACGACCATCTTCGCTAACGCGGGGCAGGTGGTGACCGGTAATCCCACGCCTCACTTCCTGTCCGTGTGCCGCCCCAACTACACGGCCCTGGGCTGCCCGCCACCCTCACCGGACCGGCCAGGGCCCGACCGTTTCGTCACTGACCAGGGTGCCTGCGCCGGCAGTcccagcctggtggctgctgcgCGCCGCGCCTTCCCCTGCAAGGACGCTGCCCTTTGCGCCTATGCCGTCACCTACACAGCG ATGTACGTGACACTCGTTTTCCGCGTGAAGGGCTCTCGCCTGGTCAAACCCTCACTCTGCCTGGCCCTGCTGTGCCCTGCTTTCCTGGTGGGCGTGGTCCGTGTGGCGGAGTACCGCAACCACTGGTCGGACGTGCTGGCTGGCTTCCTGACAGGGGCAGCGATTGCCACCTTTCTG GTCACCTGTGTCGTGCACAACTTCCAGAGCCGGCCACCCTCTGGCCGAAGGCTCTCCCCTTGGGAGGACCTGAGCCAAGCCCCCACCATGGACAGCCCCCTCGAAAAGTTAAGTGTGGCCCAG GAACCCGAGGGCTGCAGGCCGCATTCGACACCGGCACGGCTCACCCCATCCA AGCCGCAGAACTGCGCCCGCCGTGGCCACCTGATCCCCAACTGCGTGTCCTCCAGGGCTCCAGCCATGTGTTCATCGCCCCGTGTTCCCCGCCCTCGATTGAGGTCTGAGCCGACGcccctgcctctgcctctgccccTGCCGGCACCAGCTCCCAGCCAGGGCCCCTCACCCTCTTCACCTGGGCCTGGGGGGCCGGGCGGGGGTGGTGGCCGTGGCCGGAAGCTGCTGCTGCCCACACCCCTGCTGCGGGACCTATACACCCTTAGCGGACTCTATCCCTCCCCCTTCCACCGGGACAACTTCAGCCCTTACCTGTTTGCCAGCCGCGACCACCTGCTGTGA
- the PLPPR2 gene encoding phospholipid phosphatase-related protein type 2 isoform X2, whose product MAGGRPQLKRSFSIIPCFVFVEILLGELARAFFPAPPSAIPIIGESTIVSGACCRFSPPLRRLVRFLGVYSFGLFTTTIFANAGQVVTGNPTPHFLSVCRPNYTALGCPPPSPDRPGPDRFVTDQGACAGSPSLVAAARRAFPCKDAALCAYAVTYTAMYVTLVFRVKGSRLVKPSLCLALLCPAFLVGVVRVAEYRNHWSDVLAGFLTGAAIATFLVTCVVHNFQSRPPSGRRLSPWEDLSQAPTMDSPLEKLSVAQEPEGCRPHSTPARLTPSKPQNCARRGHLIPNCVSSRAPAMCSSPRVPRPRLRSEPTPLPLPLPLPAPAPSQGPSPSSPGPGGPGGGGGRGRKLLLPTPLLRDLYTLSGLYPSPFHRDNFSPYLFASRDHLL is encoded by the exons ATGGCGGGAGGGAGACCTCAGCTGAAGAGGAGTTTTTCCATCATCCCCTGCTTTGTCTTCGTGGAG ATCCTGCTTGGGGAGCTGGCACGTGCCTTTTTCCCTGCACCGCCCTCAGCCATCCCCATCATTGGGGAGAGCACCATCGTGTCCGGGGCCTGCTGCCGCTTCAGCCCCCCGCTGCGGAGGCTGGTCCGCTTCCTGG GGGTCTACTCTTTCGGCCTCTTCACCACGACCATCTTCGCTAACGCGGGGCAGGTGGTGACCGGTAATCCCACGCCTCACTTCCTGTCCGTGTGCCGCCCCAACTACACGGCCCTGGGCTGCCCGCCACCCTCACCGGACCGGCCAGGGCCCGACCGTTTCGTCACTGACCAGGGTGCCTGCGCCGGCAGTcccagcctggtggctgctgcgCGCCGCGCCTTCCCCTGCAAGGACGCTGCCCTTTGCGCCTATGCCGTCACCTACACAGCG ATGTACGTGACACTCGTTTTCCGCGTGAAGGGCTCTCGCCTGGTCAAACCCTCACTCTGCCTGGCCCTGCTGTGCCCTGCTTTCCTGGTGGGCGTGGTCCGTGTGGCGGAGTACCGCAACCACTGGTCGGACGTGCTGGCTGGCTTCCTGACAGGGGCAGCGATTGCCACCTTTCTG GTCACCTGTGTCGTGCACAACTTCCAGAGCCGGCCACCCTCTGGCCGAAGGCTCTCCCCTTGGGAGGACCTGAGCCAAGCCCCCACCATGGACAGCCCCCTCGAAAAGTTAAGTGTGGCCCAG GAACCCGAGGGCTGCAGGCCGCATTCGACACCGGCACGGCTCACCCCATCCA AGCCGCAGAACTGCGCCCGCCGTGGCCACCTGATCCCCAACTGCGTGTCCTCCAGGGCTCCAGCCATGTGTTCATCGCCCCGTGTTCCCCGCCCTCGATTGAGGTCTGAGCCGACGcccctgcctctgcctctgccccTGCCGGCACCAGCTCCCAGCCAGGGCCCCTCACCCTCTTCACCTGGGCCTGGGGGGCCGGGCGGGGGTGGTGGCCGTGGCCGGAAGCTGCTGCTGCCCACACCCCTGCTGCGGGACCTATACACCCTTAGCGGACTCTATCCCTCCCCCTTCCACCGGGACAACTTCAGCCCTTACCTGTTTGCCAGCCGCGACCACCTGCTGTGA
- the CCDC159 gene encoding coiled-coil domain-containing protein 159, whose product MCLNEVLSVIVSGCDCLCVCDCGCMSEMGMSMCPGSYDLACISVSEVVCLWLCFDDRVWLCIRGCWCSLQTLLMPFAPKEEGHYLSPSRSECSEAVCSQGQPPCLPHRCASECVRAGAEKPLETSCSKTKVKSNAMIPDCQKLLRYELESLRCQLQAQTKAFEFLNHSVTLLEKESCLQQIKIQQLEEVLGPTSHQGDKEGHKWDVVEGRQELYEALAQGLQGLQKSLHDNEEVQRARTTRCLQLLAQEIRDSKKFLWEELELVREEVTFIYQKLQAQEQEITENLVNIQKMQKTQVKCRKVLTKMKQQGYEAANWLETEELPPGCSGSWRDNLQKELGDIWSAVHVLQNSFDGLTISSGGRPRAANLRGYKGHRCLSPPLPSWDSDSDTDQGPPRLLLSKSRSSFPPA is encoded by the exons atgtGTCTTAATGAGGTTCTGTCTGTGATTGTCTCTGGGTGTgactgcctgtgtgtctgtgactGTGGTTGTATGTCTGAGATGGGCATGAGCATGTGCCCTGGGTCttatgacttagcatgcatctcTGTGTCTGAGGTTGTGTGTCTATGGTTGTGTTTCGATGACCGTGTGTGGTTGTGCATCAGGGGTTGCTGGTGCTCCTTGCAGACATTGTTGATGCCGTTTGCCCCTAAAGAAGAGGGCCATTACCTGAGTCCAAGCCGGAGTGAGTGCTCTGAAGCTGTGTGTTCTCAGGGGCAGCCCCCATGCCTGCCACACAGATGCGCTTCTGAGTGTGTTCGGGCTGGGGCAGAG AAGCCCTTGGAGACCAGCTGTTCCAAAACCAAAG TTAAGTCCAACGCGATGATTCCCGACTGCCAGAAGCTTCTGAGATATGAACTGGAGTCACTCAGGTGTCAGTTACAGGCCCAGACCAAG GCTTTCGAGTTCCTAAACCACTCAGTGACCCTGTTGGAGAAGGAGAGCTGCCTGCAGCAAATCAAGATCCAACAGCTGGAAG AGGTGCTGGGCCCcacgagccaccagggagacaAGGAAGGGCACAAGTGGGATGTGGTGGAGGGACGGCAGGAGCTGTATGAGGCCCTGGCTCAAGGCCTGCAGGGGCTGCAGAAGAGCCTGCATGACAACGAGGAGGTGCAGCGGGCCCGCACCACCCGCTGCCTGCAGTTGCTGGCCCAGGAGATCCGGGACAG CAAGAAGTTCCTATGGGAGGAGCTGGAGCTGGTACGAGAGGAGGTGACCTTCATTTATCAGAAGCTCC AGGCACAGGAACAGGAGATCACGGAGAACCTGGTGAACATCCAgaagatgcagaagacacaggtgaaGTGCCGCAAG GTCCTGACCAAGATGAAGCAGCAAGGGTACGAGGCAGCCAACTGGCTAGAGACTGAGGAATTGCCACCAGGATGCAGTGGTTCCTGGAGGGATAACCTCCAAAAGGAGCTGGGTGACATATG GTCGGCTGTGCATGTGCTGCAGAACTCCTTTGATGGCCTCACCATATCCTCAGGGGGCCGCCCCAGGGCCGCAAACCTCAGGG GCTATAAGGGACACAGATGCCTGAGCCCTCCTCTCCCCAGCTGGGACTCGGACTCAGACACGGACCAGGGCCCTCCCCGGCTCCTGCTCAGCAAGAGCCGCAGCTCCTTCCCACCTG CCTGA
- the PLPPR2 gene encoding phospholipid phosphatase-related protein type 2 isoform X3: MAGGRPQLKRSFSIIPCFVFVESVLLGIVVLLAYRLEFTDTFPVHTQGFFCYDSTYAKPYPGPEATSRAPPALIYALVTAGPTLTILLGELARAFFPAPPSAIPIIGESTIVSGACCRFSPPLRRLVRFLGVYSFGLFTTTIFANAGQVVTGNPTPHFLSVCRPNYTALGCPPPSPDRPGPDRFVTDQGACAGSPSLVAAARRAFPCKDAALCAYAVTYTAMYVTLVFRVKGSRLVKPSLCLALLCPAFLVGVVRVAEYRNHWSDVLAGFLTGAAIATFLVTCVVHNFQSRPPSGRRLSPWEDLSQAPTMDSPLEKNPRAAGRIRHRHGSPHPSRRTAPAVAT, translated from the exons ATGGCGGGAGGGAGACCTCAGCTGAAGAGGAGTTTTTCCATCATCCCCTGCTTTGTCTTCGTGGAG TCGGTACTGCTGGGCATCGTGGTCCTGCTTGCCTACCGCCTGGAGTTCACAGACACGTTCCCTGTGCACACCCAGGGCTTCTTCTGCTATGATAGTACCTATGCCAAGCCCTACCCAGGGCCTGAGGCTACCAGCAGAGCACCCCCAGCCCTCATCTACGCCCTGGTCACCGCTGGGCCCACCCTCACG ATCCTGCTTGGGGAGCTGGCACGTGCCTTTTTCCCTGCACCGCCCTCAGCCATCCCCATCATTGGGGAGAGCACCATCGTGTCCGGGGCCTGCTGCCGCTTCAGCCCCCCGCTGCGGAGGCTGGTCCGCTTCCTGG GGGTCTACTCTTTCGGCCTCTTCACCACGACCATCTTCGCTAACGCGGGGCAGGTGGTGACCGGTAATCCCACGCCTCACTTCCTGTCCGTGTGCCGCCCCAACTACACGGCCCTGGGCTGCCCGCCACCCTCACCGGACCGGCCAGGGCCCGACCGTTTCGTCACTGACCAGGGTGCCTGCGCCGGCAGTcccagcctggtggctgctgcgCGCCGCGCCTTCCCCTGCAAGGACGCTGCCCTTTGCGCCTATGCCGTCACCTACACAGCG ATGTACGTGACACTCGTTTTCCGCGTGAAGGGCTCTCGCCTGGTCAAACCCTCACTCTGCCTGGCCCTGCTGTGCCCTGCTTTCCTGGTGGGCGTGGTCCGTGTGGCGGAGTACCGCAACCACTGGTCGGACGTGCTGGCTGGCTTCCTGACAGGGGCAGCGATTGCCACCTTTCTG GTCACCTGTGTCGTGCACAACTTCCAGAGCCGGCCACCCTCTGGCCGAAGGCTCTCCCCTTGGGAGGACCTGAGCCAAGCCCCCACCATGGACAGCCCCCTCGAAAA GAACCCGAGGGCTGCAGGCCGCATTCGACACCGGCACGGCTCACCCCATCCA AGCCGCAGAACTGCGCCCGCCGTGGCCACCTGA
- the RAB3D gene encoding ras-related protein Rab-3D isoform X1: MASAGDPPTGQRDAADQNFDYMFKLLLIGNSSVGKTSFLFRYADDSFTPAFVSTVGIDFKVKTVYRHDKRIKLQIWDTAGQERYRTITTAYYRGAMGFLLMYDVANQESFAAVQDWATQIKTYSWDNAQVILVGNKCDLEDERVVPTEEGRRLADDLGQCPTWATGPGPPGTKPPSLCLSPGSNQSPILCPLKICPEKCLHVYHLLHLIPEDLPTDNLYCPTALGTQTQQNHFWEFILQTPAPMWEVTGVSNYSTVIRREGLAASQVSHSGGSSYT; encoded by the exons ATGGCCTCAGCTGGAGACCCCCCTACAGGCCAGCGGGATGCAGCGGACCAGAACTTTGACTACATGTTCAAGCTGCTGCTCATTGGCAACAGCAGCGTGGGCAAGACGTCCTTCCTGTTCCGATACGCCGACGACTCCTTCACGCCCGCCTTTGTCAGCACCGTGGGCATTGACTTCAAGGTCAAGACAGTCTACCGCCATGACAAGAGGATCAAGCTGCAGATCTGG GACACGGCGGGCCAGGAGCGCTACCGTACCATCACCACAGCCTACTACCGCGGAGCCATGGGCTTCCTGCTCATGTATGACGTTGCCAACCAGGAGTCCTTTGCTGCCGTGCAGGACTG GGCCACGCAGATCAAGACCTACTCCTGGGACAACGCTCAGGTCATCCTCGTGGGGAACAAGTGTGACCTGGAGGATGAGCGTGTTGTGCCCACCGAGGAAGGCCGGAGGCTCGCCGACGACCTTGGTCAGTGCCCAACCTGGGCTACAGGCCCTGGACCTCCCGGAACCAAACCTCCATCCCTATGCTTGAGTCCCGGGTCCAACCAGTCACCAATACTTTGCCCTTTGAAGATCTGCCCAGAAAAATGCCTGCATGTATACCACCTGCTACATTTAATTCCAGAGGATTTACCCACAGATAACCTTTACTGCCCAACTGCCCTGGGAACCCAAACTCAGCAAAACCATTTCTGGGAATTTATCCTACAAACACCTGCACCCATGTGGGAAGTGACGGGTGTATCAAATTACAGCACAGTTATTAGGAGGGAAGGCTTGGCAGCCTCCCAAGTCTCTCACAGCGGGGGAAGCAGCTACACATAA
- the TMEM205 gene encoding transmembrane protein 205 — protein sequence MEEGGNPGSLTKVVHLLVLSGAWGMQMWVTFISGFVLFRGLPRHTFGLVQSKLFPFYFHISMGCAFVNLCILASQCSWAQLTFWEASQLFLLLLSLTLATVNARWLESRTMAAMWALQTVEKERGLGGEVPGSHQGSDPYHQLRGQDPKYSALRQQFFRYHGLSSLCNLGCLLSNGLHLAGLALALHNL from the exons ATGGAGGAAGGCGGGAATCCAGGAAGCTTGACTAAAGTGGTCCATCTCCTGGTCTTGTCAGGGGCCTGGGGCATGCAAATGTGGGTGACCTTCATCTCAG GCTTTGTGCTCTTCCGAGGCCTTCCCCGACATACCTTCGGTCTGGTGCAGAGCAAACTCTTCCCTTTCTACTTTCACATCTCTATGGGCTGTGCCTTCGTCAACCTCTGCATCTTGGCTTCACAGTGTTCCTGGGCTCAGCTCACATTCTGGGAGGCCAGCCAG CTCTTCTTGCTGCTCCTGAGCCTCACACTGGCCACCGTCAATGCCCGCTGGCTGGAGTCCCGCACCATGGCCGCCATGTGGGCCCTGCAGACTGTGGAGAAGGAGCGGGGCCTGGGCGGGGAGGTGCCAGGCAGTCATCAGGGCTCGGACCCCTACCACCAGCTGCGGGGTCAGGACCCCAAGTACAGCGCCCTCCGCCAGCAGTTCTTCCGCTACCACGGCCTGTCCTCCCTTTGCAATCTGGGCTGCCTCCTGAGCAATGGGCTTCATTTGGCAGGCCTTGCCCTGGCCCTCCACAACCTCTAG
- the RAB3D gene encoding ras-related protein Rab-3D isoform X2: MASAGDPPTGQRDAADQNFDYMFKLLLIGNSSVGKTSFLFRYADDSFTPAFVSTVGIDFKVKTVYRHDKRIKLQIWDTAGQERYRTITTAYYRGAMGFLLMYDVANQESFAAVQDWATQIKTYSWDNAQVILVGNKCDLEDERVVPTEEGRRLADDLGFEFFEASAKENINVKQVFERLVDVICEKMNESLEPSSSPGSNGKGPALGDTPAPQPSSCPC, from the exons ATGGCCTCAGCTGGAGACCCCCCTACAGGCCAGCGGGATGCAGCGGACCAGAACTTTGACTACATGTTCAAGCTGCTGCTCATTGGCAACAGCAGCGTGGGCAAGACGTCCTTCCTGTTCCGATACGCCGACGACTCCTTCACGCCCGCCTTTGTCAGCACCGTGGGCATTGACTTCAAGGTCAAGACAGTCTACCGCCATGACAAGAGGATCAAGCTGCAGATCTGG GACACGGCGGGCCAGGAGCGCTACCGTACCATCACCACAGCCTACTACCGCGGAGCCATGGGCTTCCTGCTCATGTATGACGTTGCCAACCAGGAGTCCTTTGCTGCCGTGCAGGACTG GGCCACGCAGATCAAGACCTACTCCTGGGACAACGCTCAGGTCATCCTCGTGGGGAACAAGTGTGACCTGGAGGATGAGCGTGTTGTGCCCACCGAGGAAGGCCGGAGGCTCGCCGACGACCTTG GTTTTGAGTTCTTCGAGGCCAGCGCCAAGGAGAACATCAACGTGAAGCAGGTCTTCGAGCGCCTGGTGGACGTCATCTGCGAGAAGATGAATGAGTCCCTGGAACCCAGCTCTAGCCCTGGCAGCAATGGGAAAGGCCCGGCCTTGGGGGACACCCCAGCGCCACAGCCCAGCAGCTGTCCCTGCTAG